From Aerosticca soli, a single genomic window includes:
- the tolB gene encoding Tol-Pal system beta propeller repeat protein TolB, translating to MSLPMRRFGFLSALLLLYGLLSFERAPAQALNVEITGGLKTATPIVVVPFAQSGAPLPTDVADVMRNDFNRCGKFRALARSEIVETPSRGADIKFPTWRLLKQDYIVVGHIDDAGSGMVQVEYELWDVNRQQSLLHQAMPPVPVGDLRGVAHQIADAVYQKITGVRGAFWTRIAYITAVGLGNRATYSLIVADSDGYNPQVVARSRESLLTPRWSPDGSKIAYVSFESGNSQIYIQDITTGARQLVASHPRGINGAPAWSPDGSKLAIALSYVGNPEIFVLDLASRRETRLTNNLAIDTEPVWAPDGQSIYFTSDRSGRPQIYQMPATGGTPTRITFQGQSNYDADVSFDGKQLAMVQGNGNVYRIAVMDLGLDGQVRFLSPGPIDESPKFAPNASMLLYAATEGPRGVLYAVSADGMVRQRLMLADGDVREPAWGPYRQR from the coding sequence ATGAGCCTGCCGATGCGACGATTCGGATTCCTTAGTGCCCTCCTGCTGCTGTACGGTCTGCTCTCGTTCGAGAGAGCACCGGCCCAGGCGCTCAATGTCGAGATCACCGGCGGCCTCAAGACCGCCACGCCGATCGTGGTGGTGCCGTTCGCGCAGAGCGGCGCGCCGCTGCCCACCGACGTGGCCGACGTCATGCGCAACGACTTCAACCGCTGCGGCAAGTTCCGTGCGCTGGCCCGGAGCGAGATCGTCGAGACGCCCTCGCGCGGCGCGGACATCAAGTTCCCCACCTGGCGGCTGCTCAAGCAGGACTACATCGTCGTCGGGCACATCGATGATGCCGGCAGCGGCATGGTCCAGGTCGAATACGAGCTGTGGGACGTCAACCGCCAGCAGAGCCTGCTGCACCAGGCCATGCCGCCGGTGCCCGTGGGCGACCTGCGTGGCGTGGCGCACCAGATCGCCGATGCGGTCTATCAGAAGATCACCGGCGTGCGCGGCGCCTTCTGGACCCGCATCGCCTACATCACGGCGGTGGGGCTGGGCAATCGCGCCACCTATTCGTTGATCGTGGCCGATTCGGACGGCTACAACCCGCAAGTGGTGGCCAGGTCGCGCGAATCGCTGCTGACGCCGCGCTGGTCGCCCGACGGCAGCAAGATCGCCTACGTCTCGTTCGAAAGCGGCAACTCGCAGATCTACATCCAGGACATCACCACCGGTGCCCGCCAGTTGGTCGCCTCGCACCCGCGCGGCATCAATGGCGCTCCGGCCTGGTCGCCCGACGGCAGCAAGCTTGCCATCGCGTTGTCCTACGTCGGCAATCCGGAGATCTTCGTGCTGGATCTGGCCAGCCGCCGCGAGACCCGCCTGACCAACAACCTCGCCATCGATACCGAGCCGGTGTGGGCACCGGACGGGCAAAGCATCTATTTCACTTCCGACCGTTCCGGTCGTCCGCAGATCTATCAGATGCCGGCCACCGGCGGCACGCCCACGCGTATCACCTTTCAGGGCCAAAGCAACTACGATGCCGACGTGAGCTTCGACGGCAAGCAGCTGGCGATGGTGCAGGGCAACGGGAACGTGTATCGTATTGCGGTCATGGACCTTGGTCTCGATGGGCAGGTGCGCTTTCTTTCGCCGGGTCCCATCGACGAGTCGCCCAAGTTCGCGCCGAACGCCAGCATGCTGCTTTATGCCGCCACCGAAGGGCCGCGAGGAGTGCTGTATGCCGTCTCGGCCGACGGCATGGTACGCCAGCGTCTGATGCTCGCCGATGGCGATGTGCGTGAACCGGCCTGGGGGCCCTATCGACAGCGATGA
- the queC gene encoding 7-cyano-7-deazaguanine synthase QueC gives MTDNLQRKAVVLVSGGMDSAVVLAIAREQGYAAHALSVDYGQRHDAELAAAERVASLLGAVEHKTVRVDLRSIGGSALTADIEVPLDGAAQGIPVTYVPARNTIMLSIALGWAEVLGAADIFCGVNAVDYSGYPDCRPAFIEAFERLANLATKAGVEGTHIRIHAPLMRMSKADIAREGTRLGVDFAATVSCYQADAQGRACGHCDACRLRAQGFREAGLADPTRYR, from the coding sequence ATGACCGACAACCTCCAACGCAAGGCCGTGGTGCTCGTCTCCGGCGGCATGGACTCGGCCGTCGTCCTCGCCATCGCGCGCGAACAGGGCTATGCCGCGCATGCGCTCAGCGTCGATTACGGCCAGCGCCACGACGCGGAACTCGCCGCCGCCGAGCGGGTGGCCAGTCTGCTCGGCGCGGTCGAGCACAAGACCGTGCGCGTGGACCTGCGCAGCATCGGCGGCTCGGCGCTCACCGCCGACATCGAGGTGCCGCTGGACGGCGCCGCGCAGGGCATTCCCGTCACCTATGTGCCGGCGCGCAACACCATCATGCTGTCCATTGCGCTCGGCTGGGCCGAGGTCCTCGGCGCCGCGGACATCTTCTGCGGGGTCAACGCGGTGGATTACTCCGGCTATCCCGACTGCCGGCCGGCCTTCATCGAGGCCTTCGAGCGGCTCGCCAACCTCGCCACCAAGGCCGGTGTGGAAGGCACGCACATCCGCATCCATGCGCCGTTGATGCGCATGAGCAAGGCCGACATCGCGCGCGAAGGCACGCGCCTGGGCGTGGATTTCGCCGCCACCGTCAGTTGCTATCAGGCCGACGCGCAAGGCCGCGCCTGCGGCCACTGCGATGCCTGCCGGCTGCGCGCCCAGGGCTTCCGCGAGGCGGGACTGGCCGATCCCACGCGCTATCGCTGA
- the tolR gene encoding protein TolR, with protein MRNAARHKRLKLKSEINVVPYIDVMLVLLIIFMVTAPMMNANVDVNLPQAQAKALKDQKNPVIVSVAADGSLGLTVDGGRKETVDIDTLKAKVGAFVKANPEVNVLVAGDRDVKYDGVYRVLAELQQAGVAKVGLMSQPQGTSPDHVSRK; from the coding sequence ATGCGCAACGCCGCGCGCCACAAGCGCCTCAAACTCAAGTCGGAAATCAACGTCGTTCCCTACATCGACGTCATGCTGGTGCTGCTCATCATCTTCATGGTCACCGCGCCGATGATGAACGCCAACGTCGACGTCAACCTGCCGCAGGCGCAGGCCAAGGCGCTCAAGGACCAGAAGAATCCGGTCATCGTCTCGGTCGCCGCGGACGGCAGCCTGGGGCTCACCGTCGACGGCGGCCGCAAGGAAACGGTCGACATCGACACGCTGAAGGCGAAGGTCGGCGCCTTCGTCAAGGCCAATCCGGAAGTGAACGTGCTGGTCGCCGGCGATCGCGACGTCAAGTACGACGGTGTCTACCGCGTGCTGGCCGAGCTGCAGCAGGCGGGCGTGGCCAAGGTCGGCCTGATGAGCCAGCCGCAGGGCACGAGCCCGGACCATGTATCGCGAAAGTAG
- the ruvB gene encoding Holliday junction branch migration DNA helicase RuvB: protein MTEARIITPQAQLEDEALEASIRPRRLAEYLGQAAVREQLAIYIEAAKRRGGALDHVLIFGPPGLGKTTLSQVIANELGVNLRATSGPVLERAGDLAALLTNLEPHDVLFVDEIHRLSPLVEEVLYPAMEDFQIDIMIGEGPAARSIKLDLPPFTLIGATTRAGLLTAPLRDRFGIVQRLEFYSVEELAAIVRRSARILGIACAAEGAEEIARRSRGTPRIANRLLRRVRDYAEVRADGRIDLAAARAAMDMLKVDAEGFDELDRRLLATIVETFDGGPVGVESLAAALSEDRGTLEDVVEPYLIQQGFLIRTARGRMAAPRAWRHLGRVPPPRQALPDLFEGGG from the coding sequence ATGACCGAGGCGCGCATCATCACCCCGCAGGCCCAGCTCGAGGACGAGGCGCTGGAGGCGAGCATCCGCCCGCGGCGCCTGGCCGAGTACTTGGGTCAGGCCGCGGTGCGCGAACAGCTGGCGATCTACATCGAGGCGGCGAAGCGACGCGGCGGCGCACTCGATCACGTGCTGATCTTCGGCCCGCCGGGGCTGGGCAAGACCACGCTGAGCCAGGTGATCGCCAACGAGCTCGGCGTGAACCTGCGCGCCACCTCGGGCCCGGTGCTCGAGCGCGCCGGTGACCTGGCCGCGCTGCTCACCAATCTCGAGCCGCACGACGTGCTGTTCGTCGACGAGATCCACCGCCTGTCGCCGCTGGTCGAGGAGGTGCTCTATCCGGCGATGGAGGATTTCCAGATCGACATCATGATCGGCGAAGGGCCGGCCGCGCGCTCGATCAAGCTGGACCTGCCACCGTTCACGCTGATCGGTGCGACCACCCGCGCCGGCCTGCTCACCGCGCCGCTACGCGATCGCTTCGGCATCGTGCAGCGGCTGGAGTTCTACAGCGTCGAGGAACTGGCCGCGATCGTGCGCCGCTCGGCGCGCATTCTCGGCATCGCCTGCGCGGCCGAGGGCGCCGAGGAGATCGCGCGGCGCTCGCGCGGCACCCCGCGCATCGCCAATCGTCTGCTGCGTCGCGTGCGCGACTACGCCGAGGTGCGCGCCGATGGGCGCATCGACCTCGCCGCCGCCCGCGCGGCGATGGACATGCTCAAGGTCGACGCCGAGGGTTTCGACGAACTCGATCGGCGCCTGCTCGCCACCATCGTCGAGACCTTCGACGGCGGCCCGGTCGGCGTGGAGTCGCTCGCCGCCGCGCTCAGCGAGGACCGCGGCACGCTGGAAGACGTGGTCGAGCCGTACCTGATCCAGCAGGGCTTCCTGATCCGCACCGCGCGCGGCCGCATGGCGGCGCCCCGCGCCTGGCGGCACCTGGGTCGCGTGCCGCCGCCAAGGCAGGCATTGCCGGACCTGTTCGAGGGTGGCGGCTAG
- the pal gene encoding peptidoglycan-associated lipoprotein Pal: protein MNKTTRIALVALLCVGAAACSKKQEVKPAPPAPQPAAPVTEAAPESGRYTPEDLDRDACLRQRAVYFDFDKDEVKPEFQQIMACHAKYLRDRPMAQVRLEGNADERGTREYNLGLGERRANSVSSALQANGASASQISVISYGKEKPVCREHNEDCWSKNRRVDIVYTAK, encoded by the coding sequence ATGAACAAGACTACCCGTATTGCCTTGGTCGCCCTGCTCTGCGTGGGTGCCGCCGCCTGCTCCAAGAAGCAGGAAGTCAAGCCGGCGCCGCCGGCGCCTCAGCCGGCCGCTCCGGTGACCGAGGCGGCGCCCGAGAGCGGTCGCTACACGCCCGAAGATCTGGACCGCGATGCCTGCCTGCGTCAGCGCGCCGTCTATTTCGACTTCGACAAGGACGAGGTCAAGCCCGAGTTCCAGCAGATCATGGCGTGCCACGCCAAGTATCTGCGTGATCGGCCGATGGCCCAGGTCCGCCTGGAAGGCAACGCCGACGAGCGCGGCACCCGCGAGTACAACCTCGGCCTCGGCGAGCGCCGTGCCAACTCGGTCTCCAGCGCCCTGCAGGCCAACGGCGCTTCCGCCAGCCAGATCAGCGTGATCAGCTACGGCAAGGAGAAGCCGGTGTGCCGTGAGCACAACGAGGATTGCTGGAGCAAGAACCGTCGCGTCGACATCGTCTACACCGCCAAGTGA
- a CDS encoding polyhydroxyalkanoate depolymerase, producing MLYQIHEWQRSFMGPLSHFAQASARMLGEPGSVFAQWPGSQRLAAGYELLYRLGKAYEKPEFGIHQIDKQGQTVAIVERVAMALPFCQLKRFKRFSDDPATIEQMKNEPVVLVVAPLSGHHATLLRDTVRTLLRDHKVYITDWVDARMVPVEAGPFHLDDYVDYIQRFIRHLGAERLHVVSVCQPTVPVLAAVSLMAARGETTPRTLTMMGGPIDPRRSPTSVNNLATTQPLDWFRHTVIDTVPANYPGRGRQVYPGFLQHAGFVAMNPGRHLSSHWDFYLNLLRGDEDDAEAHRKFYDEYNAVLDMPAEYYLDTIRIVFQQFLLPRGLWDVAGERVNPAAIKDSALLTVEGELDDISGPGQTEAAHDLCSGIPAERRRNQVVEGAGHYGIFSGRRWRESVYPQVRDFIKAYDQTA from the coding sequence ATGCTCTATCAGATCCACGAATGGCAGCGTTCCTTCATGGGTCCGCTCAGCCACTTTGCCCAGGCCAGTGCGCGCATGCTCGGCGAACCCGGCAGCGTGTTCGCGCAATGGCCCGGGTCGCAACGCCTGGCCGCCGGCTATGAGCTGCTCTACCGGCTCGGCAAGGCCTACGAAAAGCCCGAATTCGGCATCCATCAGATCGACAAGCAGGGCCAGACCGTGGCCATCGTCGAGCGGGTGGCGATGGCGTTGCCGTTCTGCCAGCTGAAGCGCTTCAAGCGCTTCAGCGACGACCCGGCCACCATCGAGCAGATGAAGAACGAGCCGGTGGTGCTGGTCGTCGCGCCGCTGTCCGGCCACCACGCCACCCTGCTGCGCGACACCGTGCGCACGCTGCTGCGCGACCACAAGGTCTACATCACCGACTGGGTCGACGCGCGCATGGTGCCGGTGGAAGCCGGGCCGTTCCACCTCGACGACTACGTCGACTACATCCAGCGCTTCATCCGCCATCTCGGCGCCGAACGCCTGCACGTGGTTTCGGTGTGTCAGCCCACCGTGCCGGTGCTGGCCGCGGTCTCGCTGATGGCCGCGCGCGGCGAAACCACGCCGCGCACACTCACCATGATGGGCGGCCCGATCGATCCACGCCGCAGCCCGACCAGCGTCAACAACCTGGCCACCACCCAGCCGCTGGACTGGTTCCGTCATACGGTGATCGACACCGTCCCGGCCAACTATCCGGGGCGCGGGCGGCAGGTCTATCCCGGCTTTCTGCAGCATGCCGGCTTCGTGGCGATGAACCCCGGCCGCCACTTAAGCTCGCACTGGGATTTCTACCTCAACCTGCTGCGCGGCGACGAGGACGACGCCGAGGCGCACCGCAAGTTCTACGACGAATACAACGCCGTGCTCGACATGCCGGCCGAGTATTACCTGGACACCATCCGCATCGTGTTCCAGCAGTTCCTGCTGCCCCGCGGCCTGTGGGACGTCGCCGGCGAACGGGTCAACCCGGCCGCGATCAAGGACAGCGCGCTGCTCACCGTCGAAGGTGAGCTCGACGATATCTCGGGACCGGGCCAGACCGAAGCCGCGCACGATCTGTGCAGCGGCATCCCCGCCGAACGCCGGCGCAACCAGGTAGTGGAAGGCGCCGGCCACTACGGCATCTTCAGCGGCCGCCGCTGGCGCGAATCGGTCTATCCGCAGGTGCGGGATTTCATCAAGGCCTACGACCAGACCGCGTGA
- a CDS encoding RDD family protein, protein MRKPSMIVAAPCPLWRRLLALVYDLLVVVAIVMVVGLVCQLATAGRLIDTTHGAVRVAGWYRPLQAVVVGGYFLASWCRGGQTLGMRAWRLRLVSAAGAPPSLRQALVRLALAALPLALLALVPYLGMRIGFGAMLAAWALELMPARLDPERRALHDRLAGTVLIRLH, encoded by the coding sequence GTGCGCAAGCCGTCGATGATCGTCGCCGCCCCCTGTCCGCTGTGGCGCCGCCTGCTCGCCCTCGTCTACGACCTGCTCGTGGTGGTGGCGATCGTGATGGTGGTCGGCCTGGTCTGCCAGCTGGCCACCGCTGGCCGCTTGATCGATACCACCCACGGTGCCGTGCGCGTGGCCGGGTGGTACCGACCGCTGCAGGCCGTGGTGGTCGGCGGCTATTTCCTCGCCTCCTGGTGCCGGGGCGGACAGACCCTAGGCATGCGCGCGTGGCGCCTGCGCCTGGTCAGCGCCGCGGGCGCCCCGCCAAGCCTGCGCCAGGCCCTCGTGCGACTGGCCCTTGCCGCGCTGCCGCTGGCCTTGCTGGCGCTCGTCCCGTACCTGGGCATGCGCATCGGTTTCGGCGCCATGCTCGCCGCCTGGGCGCTCGAGCTGATGCCGGCACGCTTGGACCCCGAGCGCCGTGCGCTGCATGATCGCCTCGCCGGAACCGTGCTGATCCGCCTGCACTGA
- the tolQ gene encoding protein TolQ, whose protein sequence is MNAGLNIFKLIADASLPVQLVMLLLLVFSFLSWVIIIRKHAQMKAAMENAEAFEERFWSGGDLAGLFREVSHAGAGASTGMETIFEAGFREFARQRQRRSNDTRLVMESTERAMRVAGTREIGLLERNLEFLANVGSISPYVGLFGTVWGIMGAFQGLGELKNVTIGVVAPHISEALIATAMGLFAAIPAVWAYNRYATKVERIASRYEVFQEEFSSVLQRQIQADDGR, encoded by the coding sequence ATGAACGCTGGACTCAACATCTTCAAACTGATCGCCGATGCCAGCCTGCCGGTGCAGCTGGTCATGCTGTTGCTGCTGGTGTTCTCGTTCCTGTCCTGGGTCATCATCATCCGCAAGCATGCGCAGATGAAGGCGGCGATGGAAAACGCCGAGGCCTTCGAGGAGCGTTTCTGGTCCGGCGGCGATCTGGCCGGACTGTTCCGCGAGGTGAGCCACGCCGGCGCCGGCGCCAGCACGGGCATGGAGACCATCTTCGAGGCGGGTTTCCGCGAATTCGCCCGCCAGCGCCAGCGCCGTTCCAACGACACCCGGCTGGTGATGGAGAGCACCGAGCGCGCCATGCGCGTGGCCGGTACCCGCGAGATCGGACTGCTCGAGCGCAATCTCGAATTTCTCGCCAACGTGGGTTCGATCAGTCCCTACGTCGGCCTGTTCGGCACCGTGTGGGGCATCATGGGCGCCTTCCAGGGGCTGGGCGAGCTCAAGAACGTCACCATCGGCGTGGTCGCCCCGCACATCTCCGAGGCGCTGATCGCCACGGCGATGGGCCTGTTCGCGGCGATCCCGGCCGTGTGGGCGTACAACCGCTATGCCACCAAGGTCGAGCGCATCGCCTCGCGCTACGAGGTGTTCCAGGAGGAGTTCTCCTCGGTGCTGCAGCGGCAGATCCAGGCCGACGACGGGCGCTGA
- the queE gene encoding 7-carboxy-7-deazaguanine synthase QueE: protein MQVEAASPARPAASDRARRGLLRISEIFHSIQGEADAIGWPTVFVRLTGCPLRCTWCDTEYAFHGGQWLAIDDVLAQVAGYGARHVCVTGGEPLAQKRCLALLARLCDAGHEVSLETSGALDVSRVDPRVRKVLDLKAPGSSESDRNLWSNLAHLRPHDQVKIVIASRDDYEWARDAVAAHALDRRCMVLFSPVHGAVEPRALAEWILADRLPVRFQLQLHKLLWNDARGK, encoded by the coding sequence ATGCAGGTCGAAGCGGCATCTCCGGCCCGCCCAGCGGCGTCGGACCGGGCGCGTCGAGGTCTCCTGCGCATCAGCGAGATCTTCCACTCGATCCAGGGCGAGGCCGATGCGATCGGCTGGCCGACCGTGTTCGTGCGCCTGACCGGCTGCCCGCTGCGCTGCACCTGGTGCGACACCGAATACGCCTTCCACGGCGGGCAATGGCTCGCCATCGACGATGTGCTCGCGCAAGTGGCCGGTTACGGCGCGCGCCATGTCTGCGTCACCGGCGGTGAGCCCCTGGCGCAGAAGCGTTGCCTGGCCTTGCTCGCGCGGCTGTGCGATGCCGGCCATGAGGTGTCGCTGGAAACCTCCGGCGCGCTCGACGTGTCGCGGGTCGACCCGCGCGTGCGCAAGGTGCTCGACCTCAAGGCGCCCGGATCCAGCGAATCGGATCGCAACCTGTGGAGCAATCTCGCACACCTGCGTCCGCACGATCAGGTCAAGATCGTCATCGCCAGCCGCGACGATTACGAGTGGGCGCGCGATGCCGTTGCCGCGCATGCGCTCGACCGCCGCTGCATGGTGCTGTTCTCGCCGGTGCATGGCGCGGTGGAGCCGCGCGCGCTGGCCGAATGGATTCTCGCCGACCGGTTGCCGGTGCGCTTCCAGCTGCAATTGCACAAGCTGCTGTGGAACGACGCACGCGGCAAGTGA
- the ybgF gene encoding tol-pal system protein YbgF has product MASAVALAMLCFVASPARAQETTRLSLAERVSRLEQQAQNQNQGTALVNQLVALQSQLQQAQGQIEELQHQLQELKDKNKAQYVDLDARLTRLEGGAGATAANASSTPAALHDAAPGTAAAASTASAPASAATVPQPAKAAAAGTNAASAAPAPTISADEQAAYDAAFKALRAGDYVTASRGFRDFIQQHPSSALAPNAWYWLGESYYVTMNYPVAREAFQRLLTQFPQSEKAPDALLKLGYCQLELKQTDAGKATLQSVISKYPGSKAAGLAQERLRRLNAPAG; this is encoded by the coding sequence ATGGCGAGCGCAGTCGCGCTCGCCATGCTTTGTTTCGTCGCCAGCCCGGCACGGGCGCAGGAGACCACCCGGCTCAGCCTGGCCGAGCGGGTCAGCCGGCTCGAGCAACAGGCGCAGAACCAGAATCAGGGCACCGCGCTGGTCAACCAGTTGGTGGCACTGCAGAGTCAGCTGCAGCAGGCCCAGGGACAGATCGAGGAGCTCCAGCATCAATTGCAGGAGCTGAAGGACAAGAACAAGGCGCAGTACGTGGATCTGGATGCACGGCTGACGCGCCTCGAGGGTGGCGCCGGTGCCACGGCAGCCAACGCCTCGTCGACCCCGGCCGCGTTGCATGACGCGGCGCCCGGCACCGCAGCAGCGGCCTCGACGGCGAGCGCGCCGGCTTCCGCAGCCACTGTACCGCAGCCGGCCAAGGCCGCAGCGGCGGGTACGAATGCCGCCAGTGCGGCGCCTGCGCCGACGATCAGCGCCGACGAGCAGGCCGCCTACGACGCGGCTTTCAAGGCTCTGCGCGCGGGTGACTACGTGACCGCATCCCGCGGCTTCCGTGACTTCATCCAGCAGCATCCGAGCAGTGCGCTGGCGCCCAATGCCTGGTATTGGCTCGGTGAATCCTATTACGTCACCATGAATTATCCGGTGGCGCGCGAGGCCTTCCAGCGGCTGCTGACGCAGTTTCCGCAGAGCGAGAAGGCCCCGGACGCGCTGCTCAAGCTCGGCTACTGCCAGCTCGAACTCAAGCAGACGGATGCCGGCAAGGCGACCCTGCAGTCGGTCATCAGCAAATATCCCGGCTCCAAGGCCGCGGGCCTGGCGCAGGAGCGTCTGCGCAGGCTCAACGCGCCGGCCGGTTGA
- the ybgC gene encoding tol-pal system-associated acyl-CoA thioesterase, with protein sequence MSTTPPVPFSWPVRVYWEDTDAGGVVYHASYVRFLERARSEWLRAGGVVQSKLRERLGIGFVVRAMTLDFRKPALLDDELQVTVALKERRAASILLAQSIRRDDGAELLRAEVRAACVDLARMQPVKIPDEALPGGLDVIMSS encoded by the coding sequence GTGTCGACAACCCCACCCGTTCCGTTCTCCTGGCCGGTGCGCGTGTACTGGGAGGACACCGATGCCGGCGGCGTGGTCTATCACGCCAGCTACGTGCGCTTCCTGGAGCGCGCCCGCAGCGAATGGCTGCGCGCCGGCGGCGTCGTCCAGTCGAAGCTGCGCGAGCGCCTGGGTATCGGCTTCGTGGTCCGCGCGATGACGCTGGATTTCCGCAAGCCCGCCCTGCTGGATGATGAACTCCAGGTGACGGTGGCGCTCAAGGAACGGCGCGCAGCCAGTATCCTTCTCGCCCAATCGATCCGGCGCGACGACGGTGCGGAACTCCTCCGCGCCGAGGTTCGTGCGGCCTGCGTGGACCTTGCGCGCATGCAGCCGGTGAAGATTCCAGACGAGGCCCTTCCCGGTGGTCTCGATGTCATCATGTCAAGCTGA
- the xerD gene encoding site-specific tyrosine recombinase XerD has protein sequence MRKKDRPHADSIAQADADSIDAFLDAVWAEDGLSSATLEAYRRDLELLARWLAARGGSLRDAEREQLSAFHAACGGAIRTLARRQSAFRRYYGWRTRRQPGQADPTRLIERPRLPRTLPKALAEREVERLLAAPDTATPLGLRDRAMLELMYACGLRVSELVELPLAACNMRQGVLRITGKGGKDRLVPVGEVALEWLGAYLDRARPVLAGGRQPAALFLSRRGEGMSRQMFWTLVKRYALVAGIAPARLSPHVLRHSFATHLLNHGADLRALQLLLGHSSLSTTQIYTLVAREGLKRLHARHHPRG, from the coding sequence ATGCGGAAAAAAGACAGACCTCATGCCGACAGTATCGCCCAGGCCGACGCGGACAGCATCGACGCCTTCCTCGATGCGGTATGGGCCGAGGACGGCCTGTCCTCCGCCACGCTGGAGGCCTACCGGCGCGATCTTGAGCTCCTGGCACGCTGGCTCGCCGCGCGCGGCGGCAGCCTGCGCGATGCCGAACGCGAGCAGCTCTCGGCCTTTCACGCCGCATGCGGCGGCGCGATACGCACGCTGGCGCGGCGGCAGTCGGCGTTCCGCCGCTATTACGGGTGGCGTACCCGCCGCCAGCCGGGACAGGCGGACCCCACCCGGCTGATCGAGCGGCCGCGGTTGCCGCGTACGCTGCCCAAGGCGCTGGCCGAGAGAGAGGTCGAGCGGCTGCTCGCCGCGCCGGACACGGCCACCCCGCTGGGCCTGCGCGATCGCGCGATGCTGGAGCTGATGTACGCCTGCGGCCTGCGCGTATCCGAGCTGGTCGAACTGCCGCTGGCGGCCTGCAACATGCGCCAGGGCGTGCTGCGGATCACCGGCAAGGGCGGCAAGGACCGGCTGGTGCCGGTCGGCGAGGTCGCGCTGGAATGGCTGGGCGCCTATCTCGATCGCGCCCGGCCGGTGCTGGCCGGCGGGCGTCAGCCGGCCGCGCTGTTCCTGAGCCGGCGCGGCGAGGGCATGAGCCGGCAGATGTTCTGGACCCTGGTCAAGCGCTATGCGCTGGTCGCCGGCATCGCGCCTGCGCGGCTGTCCCCGCACGTGCTTCGGCATTCCTTCGCCACGCATCTGCTCAACCACGGGGCCGACCTGCGCGCGTTGCAGCTCCTGCTCGGGCACAGCTCGCTGAGCACCACGCAGATCTATACCCTGGTGGCCAGGGAAGGCTTGAAACGGCTGCATGCCAGGCACCATCCGCGCGGTTGA
- a CDS encoding cell envelope integrity protein TolA translates to MYRESRATAWAVFLAALLHLGIIGFLALATVPCSFYEQLFAALHLPAGLNPITCSKPLELPGAVIEATLVGPTGAPPPKAVKTRPQPDTVPPPPSVPPPKPALEVPKVKTLPPPPEHPDVKDQEKVVAQGLEKAADAVREQEERQRQRQAELDAQAAKRKEEEQRKVEELFAQMDRLSHQVKHLDSKAKQAEQQLRDLENAKDDGLPDLPPAAQRQTGTNGADSGLLGQYMAAIQNAVTQNWLRPDNMPNVPCVVHITQLPGGDVLNVEVDPACPYDEIGRRSVENAVLRAQPLPYKGFESVFRRKIDFIFIPR, encoded by the coding sequence ATGTATCGCGAAAGTAGGGCCACGGCGTGGGCGGTCTTCCTGGCGGCCCTTTTGCACCTCGGCATCATCGGCTTCCTCGCGCTGGCGACGGTCCCGTGCTCGTTCTACGAGCAGCTCTTTGCGGCGCTGCATCTGCCCGCCGGGCTCAATCCGATCACCTGCAGCAAGCCGCTGGAACTGCCCGGCGCCGTCATCGAGGCCACTCTGGTGGGCCCGACCGGGGCGCCGCCGCCCAAGGCGGTGAAGACTCGTCCGCAGCCCGATACCGTCCCGCCGCCGCCCAGCGTGCCGCCGCCCAAGCCAGCCCTCGAAGTGCCCAAGGTGAAGACGCTGCCGCCGCCGCCCGAGCATCCGGACGTCAAGGACCAGGAAAAGGTGGTCGCCCAGGGCCTGGAAAAGGCCGCCGATGCCGTGCGCGAGCAGGAAGAACGTCAGCGCCAGCGCCAGGCCGAACTGGACGCCCAGGCGGCCAAACGCAAGGAGGAGGAACAGCGCAAGGTCGAGGAGCTCTTCGCGCAGATGGACCGGCTTTCCCACCAGGTCAAGCATCTGGACAGCAAGGCCAAGCAGGCCGAGCAGCAGTTGCGCGACCTTGAAAACGCCAAGGACGACGGTCTGCCCGACCTGCCGCCCGCCGCGCAGCGCCAGACCGGCACCAACGGGGCCGACAGCGGTCTGCTCGGCCAGTACATGGCCGCCATTCAGAACGCGGTCACGCAGAATTGGTTACGTCCCGATAACATGCCGAATGTTCCGTGCGTGGTGCACATCACCCAGCTTCCCGGCGGCGACGTGCTGAACGTCGAGGTCGATCCGGCCTGTCCGTATGACGAAATCGGGCGACGTTCGGTGGAGAATGCGGTGCTGCGTGCGCAACCCTTGCCCTACAAGGGTTTCGAGAGCGTGTTCCGGCGCAAGATCGATTTCATTTTCATTCCGCGATGA